The region GAGGGACTCAATTGGTTAAACGCTGTGTCGGCCTGCCGGGCGATACAGTGCAGATAATTGAAGGTGTGGTACATATTAATGCTCATGTTATCAAAACACCTGCCTCGGTGATACCATGTCTCGACTATTCCGTAAACTTTCCTCATCGCGCTCTTGAATGGAGTGTGAATAATTTTGGGCCTGTTGTTACTCCAGAAAACGGCGCTGTTATAACCATTGATTCGGTCAGCCGATCGCTGTATCGTTACCTGTTCAGGATTGAAGAAGACGCAGCCATACATACAGGTGAAAGGTACATATTCCGTACTGATGGTTATTTTGTACTGGGTGATCATCGGGGTAATTCGCTTGATAGCCACCACTGGGGTTTTGTGTCTGCTGACCTGGTGATAGGAAAAGTTGTATTGGTGTGTTTTTCGCGTGTCTCGTATAGAAAAAAGATGCGTTGGAAACGGATTGGAAGAAAATTAGATGAATAGTTTTTGGACAAAGATTACGGATGATTCCTACTCAATTTCGATGATAGGTGTTTCTTCTTCTGTCTTGTTAGGTTCGTTGACCGGAGAAGTGTTGATGATAGGAGCATCCGTTTCAGAACTGTTATCCGGGGTGTCCTTTTGCATCTGAGCCAGGAATTGTTTTATTTTATCTTCGGATGCTATTGTATAGGTAAATCCGGGACGTCGCTCGTCCGATTTGCGTTGCTTTTCAGACATGCCCATCAACCTGGAATTAAAACTGCGGTCGGATGATATTATCTGCATCAATTCCCTGGTATATCCGAAATAGAACCAATCATTACCCATTTTTAAATAAATGTCCAGCATATCTCCGCCGCCCGGACGTTTGGATATTTCTACCAATCCGTCGACAAGACGGTTGACCTGGTGTCCGAACAGGTTCCCGATCCCTATTTTTCCAACGGAACGATAGGAACGCCGGTTTTGATTCCATTGAAGGTTCAATTGTGTGAATAGCAGGGTATGCTTTAATTCATCGGGAAAGTTCCTTACTTTTCCCAGGGCAGCTTCTTTCCGGAAATTATTTGTCCGGTCGGTGCCCAGCCATTCGTTCATTCCGCGTATGTACCGGACCCGGTTGAGATCAACGCCACTAAGCCCGGGAAAGCTATCTATTTTACTGGCTATCATAGAGGCCAGCCCGTCATCGAAAAAGAAATCAACGGCCAGCAGGATGTCCAGAAATGTTTCTTTGGTGTACATATGATGTGATACACGTCCCACAGCATCGGTTTTTATCCTGCCTAAATTAACACCCAGCGAAATACGTCCTTCTCCGCTAAGTATACAAACATCCCGGTTAAATGCCAACATATTTCCTGTTGCGGTATCCCGGTTGTTCAGTTTTTCTTCTGTGGCTATAAAATAGATCATGGAGTCTTTGTCGTATGACAACTGTCCATGGGCCTGGATCAAAGGCTGGTCGGAATAGGATTTCCGTTTTGAGAAGAATGCCGGGTAGATATGCGCCGAATCAGTTGTCAGGAACAACCCAT is a window of Bacteroidales bacterium DNA encoding:
- the lepB gene encoding signal peptidase I, translating into MMTLRVTPILTYLSLFLILLLGVILMRIFFIDTCQVTTESMERTIYAGDHIVVNKINLNVINRNDLIVFNHPDGGGTQLVKRCVGLPGDTVQIIEGVVHINAHVIKTPASVIPCLDYSVNFPHRALEWSVNNFGPVVTPENGAVITIDSVSRSLYRYLFRIEEDAAIHTGERYIFRTDGYFVLGDHRGNSLDSHHWGFVSADLVIGKVVLVCFSRVSYRKKMRWKRIGRKLDE